The Pseudoxanthomonas sp. genome segment GGCACCACGTGGTCGTACGTGTCCAGATGCGTGTGGTGGACATGGGTGAAGTAGTCCGCCGGATCCTGCACGAACTGGAAGCCCGGCAGGCCGACGCGGTCGAACGAGATGTGGTCGGTGCTGCCGGTGTTGCGCGTAGTCACGATCGTGGCGCCGGTATCGTGGAATGGCTCCAGCCAGGCCTTGAAGATCGGCACCGCGGCGTGATTCTCCTGCGCGTAGATGCCGCGGATACGCCCCGTGCCGTTGTCGAAATTGAAATACGTCGAAAACCGCTCGTAGCCGCGCCGGCGCTGCAGCGGGCCGGTGCCGCGCTGATACGCGCGCGGCAACGCCTTCTGCTCGGGATCGGTCGGCGCGGGATAGTCCGCCAGGTACTTCGCCACGTAGCCGGCCGAGCCATGCAGGCCCTGCTCTTCGCCGCCCCAGAGCGCAAGCCGGATGGTACGCCGTGGCTTGGCGCCGACCGTCCTGAGGATACGCATGGCCTCCATCATCACGACCACGCCGGCGCCGTTGTCGCTGGCACCGGTGCCGGTGTGCCAGGAATCGAGGTGCGCACCGATCATCACCACCTCGTCGGCCTTGCCGCTGCCGGGGATCTCGGCGAAGGTGTTGGTGGCTGGCAGGTCCTGTTCGCTGGTGAACGTGGAATCCACGTCGATCCGCAGCCGCACCGGCTGCTTGCCCTGCACGGCGCGCACCAGGGGGTTGTAGTGCTCGGCGGGCAGCACCAGCTCGGTCACGCCGACCGGCTCGCCGGCCTTGCGCGCGCCGCCGCCGGTCGCGCGGATGATGCCGTTGTCCCAGGAGCTGATGGACAGCGTGGCCAGCACGCCTTCCTCGGCGAGGAAGGTATTCAACGCCTTGTTCAATTCGGTTCGCTTGCGGTACTCCTCCAGGCGCTTCTGCTGCGCATCGGGCGCGGCGTCCTCCGGCATCGGGAAGGTCTGCAGCTCGCCGAGCTCGGCTTCGCTGTAGCGACGGAAATCGGTCTTCTCGGACGGCTTGTAGGCGCGCGCCTCGTCCACCAGCACGATGCGGCCGCGCAGCTTGCCACGCTGCTTCTCGATGTCCTCCAGCGTCTTGAACGACGCCAACACCACCTCGCCCTCGACCGGGCCGTCGGTGCCGCGCGTCCACGCCTTGGGCAGGGCGTGCACGGGCAGTTGGCGCGGCGACAGCATTTCGACGCGGGACGCACGGAAGGCCCAGCCCCGACCGAAGGCCGGGTCGTAGACTTCGTCGTGCACGTTCGCCAATCCCCAGCCGGACAGCTTGCCGCGCGCCCAGGCGCTGGCCTGCGTGTAGTTGGGCGAATTGGTCAGGCGCGGCCCGATGGTTTCGGTCAGCTCCTTGAGATTGGCGGCCGCCTGCGAGCGGTGGAACGCCTCGCTGCGGATCTTCGCCACCATGTCCAGGTCGACCGGTTCGGCGGCCTGCGCCGGCCCTGCCATCGACATCCCCACCCACAACGCCACGCCGGCCACACACGCCAATCGCTTCACCACGCCCCCTGGATTCTTGAAGGATCCCCATCCCCGGGCACCGGGCCGCCCCGGATGCCGTCCCCCAGTGTCTCCACGCAGCGCACGACGGACCCCTGCCAATGGTCATGGTCGCCGGGATCCGGATGCCGGACACGACAAGGCCCGGGAGACGATCCCGGGCCCTGCGTCCGCGGTGCGTGCGGCGTGGTGCCGCGCGTCGCTTACCAGCTGAACTGCGTGCGCAGCGCGTACTGGGCGGTTTCGTCGCCGGTGACTTCGTTGTCGCCCTGCGTGTAGTTGAACATGAAGCGCAGGTTGGGGTTGACGTAGTAGTTCATGCCGAGGATCCAGCTGGTGACTTCGCGGTCCAGCGTTTCGTTCTCGACATAGTCGTAGCGCGCGGTCAGTTCCCACAGGCCCTTGTCCACGTACTTCGGCGAGGCGAACACGCCGGTCGCGGCCTTGTAGCCCTTGTGGCCGCCGTTGAGCATGAAGCTGCCCTGCACGTAGTAGCTGGTCACGTCCTGGTCGCGGCCGAGCGGCTGGCCGAAGGTCGCGTCGGCGTACTCGGCCTGGAAGAAGGCCGGGCCGAACGAGCCGGCGGCTTCCAGGGCGTACACGCTGACTTCGTTGCGGCTGGCGCCGGTGGTGGTGGCGATGGTCTGCGACGGACCGCGGCGGCCGGCGTAGTTGGACGTGGCGACCAGGTCGGCCGACCCGTTGTTGGCGTTCTCGTAGCTGTACCAGCCACCGAAGTGCAGCGTGCTGTTGTCGGTGTTGATCGGCGCCCAGGTCACGCGACCGGCATAGCCCATGCCTTCGTTGCGGGCCGCGGCGGCGCCGCGCAGGTTGAACACGCTCAGGCCGGCGGTGTAGTTCTCGCCCGCACGCTGGTAGCCCACGCCCTGCTGGAACTGGCGGTTGGAGAACAGGCCCGTCGCGGAGGCGAACGGACGCTCCATCATCAGCAGCTCGTTGGAGCTGGTCAGCTCCTCCATCGCGCGGTAGGGCTTGAAGTGGCCGATGGTGAACTTGCCGCCCAGCGCCGACTTGGCGATGTAGGCGTCACGCAGGCCGTCCAGGTTGGTGCCGGCACCGAAGTCCTGCTCCAGCTTGTACTCCCAGCCGTAGGCCTTGCCGCCCAGGGTCAGGCGCGCGCGGCGGAACTCGGTGGTGCCGGTGGTGCTGGCCAGGTCGCGGTCGAAGGCGTAGGTGTCGAAGTGGATGCGGCCACCGACGGTCGCCTCGAACTTGCCGTCGGCCGAGGTCACCTTGATGCCGCCCTTGGTGTCGATCTTCGGCGAGCCGGTGTTGAGCTTGTCCAGTTGCGCGGCCGTGTCGAGGTTGACGTCGGACTGCGCGTCGGTGCGCTCTTCCAGTTCCAGCAGTTTGGCCTGCATGGCTTCCAGCTGCGCCCGCAGTTCGGCGATCTGCTGGTCACGGGTGTCGGCGGCGGCGGCCGAGAAGCTGGTGCTGCCCATGGCGACGGCAAGTGCGGCAGCCAGGAGGGAATAACGCATGGTGACTCTCCGAGTGGAATTGGAAGTAAGAGCGCGAGCTTCGTGGGCGCCTTGCTTCGATCCCGAAAACCCTTCGGAAATCATTAAGCGCCCGTCAAAGATGCGCTAAAGGATGGGAGTGAAATCTTGCAGTCACATGTGATTTTCATGACCGAAGTGTGACAGCGCAGCAGAGGCCGCCCCTGCCGTGCGATTTCTCGGCGGCCATCCATATATATAGCTGCCGCCCCCTCGCCAACCCCTCTCCGAATGGCCACGCATGTTCCATGCGCGATGCCCGCCCCTCAAAACGGCTCAACGGCGGACATCGCGGTCGTCGCCGTCACGGGACTGTCGCAATGCCGACACCGCGCTGTCACACAAACGTCGTGGAATGGCCACCCAACGGGCGTGCCCGTACCTTCCACCCTGCCTTCTCCCAGGAGATTTCCGTGTTGAACTCGATCAAATCCCGCGTGGCGCTGCTGGCGCTCGCCTCGGCCTTCTCGGCGCAGGCCTTCGCCGCCGACGTGACCGGCGCCGGTGCGTCTTTCGTGTACCCGGTGATGACCAAGTGGTCCGCCGACTACGCCAAGGCCACCAACAACCGCGTCAACTACCAGTCGATCGGTTCGGGCGGCGGTATCGCGCAGATCAAGGCCGGCACGGTGGACTTCGGCTCGTCCGACGCTCCGCTGAAGCCGGAAGAGCTGGCCAAGTACGGCCTGGCGCAGTTCCCGTCGGTGATCGGCGGCGTAGTGCCGGTGCTGAATGTGGCCGGCCTGAAGCCGGGCCAGCTGAAGCTGGACGGCCCCACCCTGGCCAACATCTTCCTGGGCACCATCAAGACCTGGAACGACCCGGCCATCGCCGCGCTCAACCCGGGCCTGACGCTGCCGTCGCAGCGCATCACCGTGGTCCGTCGTTCGGACGGTTCGGGCACCACCTTCAACTTCGTCAACTACCTGTCCAAGGTCAGCCCGGAATGGAAGGCCAAGGTCGGTGAAGGCACCACCGTGCAGTGGCCGACCGGCGTGGGCGGCAAGGGCAACGAGGGCGTGGCCGCCTACGTGAAGCAGATCAAGGGCGGCATCGGCTACGTCGAACTGTCCTACGCGCTGCAGAACAAGATGTCCTACGCCAGCCTGAAGAACGCCGCCGGTGCCTACGTGCAGCCGAGCGACGAAACCTTCGCCGCCGCCGCGGCCAGCGCCGAGTGGGGCAAGTCCAAGGACTTCTACCTGGTCATGACCAACGCGCCGGGCGCGAACTCCTGGCCGATCACCGCCACCAACTTCATCCTGATGTACAAGGCGCCGAAGAAGGGCAACAAGGACGCGCGCGACTTCTTCCGCTGGGTCTACGCCAACGGTGACGCCCAGGCCAAGTCGCTGGACTACGTGCCTCTGCCGCCCGCGCTGGTGCAGCAGATCGAGGCCTACTGGAAGGCCAACCTGAAGTACTGATCGTCCCCCGCCGGCACGGCGCTCTCCCCGTGCCGGCCCGATGCGGCGTTCCTCCCGCGCCACATCACCGGGCGGGCCTTCGGGCCCGCCCTTTTTGTTTGGCGGGGGCGATGACAGTCGTCGCATGACAGCGCGAGACGCCCATGTCATCACGCTGTAACAAAAACATCATTTCATAGCGTGGATCACAAACGCCCCTGTCTGGAGACCCCATGCGCATCCGCACCGCCCGCCTGGCCACGCTGGCCGTGGCCACCGCTTTCTTCGCCGCTGCCTGCGGCGGCAAGACCGACGCCCCGGCCGCCGCGACCACCGGTGACGCCGCCGCCCCTGCTGCGGCCGGCGCACAGCAGATCTCCGCCGAACTGACCGGCGCCGGCGCCTCGTTCATCTATCCGCTGATGGCGCGCTGGTCGACCGACTACAACAAGGCCACCGGCGCCAAGATCAATTACCAGTCCATCGGTTCGGGCGGCGGCATCGCGCAGATCAAGGCCGCGACCGTCGATTTCGGCTCGTCCGACAAGCCGCTGTCGTCCGAGGAACTGGCCCAGGCCGGCCTGGCGCAGTTCCCGTCCGTCATCGGCGGCGTCGTGCCGGTCATCAACGTCGAAGGCCTGCAGCCGGGCCAGCTGAAGCTCAGCGGCACGGTGCTGGCCGACATCTTCCTGCACAAGATCACCACCTGGAACGACCCGGCCATCGCCGCGCTGAATCCGGGCGTTACCCTGCCGACCGGCAAGATCAACACGGTGCACCGCTCCGACGGCTCGGGTACCACGTTCAACTTCGTCAACTACCTGTCCAAGGTCAGCCCCGAGTGGAAGGACAAGGTCGGCGAAGGCACCTCGGTCAACTGGCCGGGCGGCGTGGGCGGCAAGGGCAACGAAGGCGTCGCCGCCTACGTGCGCCAGCTGAAGGGCTCGATCGGGTATGTCGAGCTGGCGTATGCCGAGCAGAACAACATGTCGTACGCCTCCCTGCAGAACGCGGCCGGCCAGTTCGTCAAGCCCACGCCGGAAACCTTCGCCGCGGCCGCCGCCAGCGCCGACTGGGCCAACGCCAAGGACTTCAACCTGGTCATCACCAACGCGCCGGGCGAAACGGCGTGGCCGATCACCGCCACCAATTTCATCCTGGTCTACAAGCAGCCGAAGGATGCGGCCAAGGCCAAGCACACGCTGGACTTCTTCAAGTGGGCCTACGAGGAGGGCCAGGCACAGGCCAACGAACTGGACTACGTGCCGCTGCCGCCGGAACTGGTGGGCCAGATCGAGCAGTACTGGAGCACCGAAATCAAGTTGTGATGCAGATCGTGCGGCGGGCCGTCCGGAAGGGCGGCCCGCTGTCATCACGCGGTAACCGCCTCCCCGTGCACTAGCGCCTCCCGCGTCACCCCGCCCCTTCCCCACTCCCCGGGTTGCATGAACGCCACCGCCCTTCCCGCTTCCCTGACGGACGTGCGCACTGCCAAAGACGCACGCGCCGACCGGTTGTTCCGGCTGACGCTGACCGGCGCCGGCCTGTTCGTCCTGATTTCGCTGATCGCCGCCGCGCTGTCGATGCTGTGGGGCGGCCGCGAGGCCCTGCAGACCTTCGGCCTGGGCTTCTTCACCAGTACCGAATGGAATGTCGGCACGCGCGAATTCGGCGCGCTGGTGCCGGTGTTCGGCACGCTGGTCAGCGCGGGTGTCGCCATGCTGATCGCGGTGCCGGTGAGCTTCGGCATCGCGGTGTTCCTGACCGAAGTGGCGCCGGCCTGGATGCGCGGCCCGGTCGGCATGGCCATCGAGCTGCTGGCCGGCATCCCTTCGATCATCTACGGCATGTGGGGCCTGTTCGTGCTGGCGCCGCAGCTGAGCGAACACGTCTATCCGTGGATCAACGACAACCTGGGCCAGCTGCCGCTGATCGGCGCGGTGCTGTCCGGGCCGCCGCTGGGCATCGGCATGCTGACCGCCGGCCTGGTGCTGGCGATCATGGTGATCCCGTTCGTGTCGTCGGTGATGCGCGAGGTCTTCCTGACCGTGCCGGGCCGGCTCAAGGAATCGGCCTACGCGCTGGGCTCCACCAAATGGGAAGTGGTGTGGGACGTGGTGCTGCCGTACACGCGCTCGGCGGTGATCGGCGGCGTGTTCCTCGGCCTGGGCCGCGCGCTCGGCGAAACCATGGCGGTGACCTTCGTGATCGGCAATGCCTACGCCATCAGCGCGGCCCTGCTGGAACCGGGCACCTCCATCGCCTCTACCATCGCCAACGAGTTCGCCGAAGCCACCGATCCGCTGCACAAGGGGTCGCTGCTGCTGCTCGGCTTCACGCTGTTCCTGCTGACCTTCATCGTGCTGGCGATCGCCCGCCTGATGCTGCGCCAACTGGCCAAGCGGGAGGGCAACTGATGTCCGCGTCCCTGTACACCTACCGCAAGGTCAAGAACGGCGTCGCGCTGACGCTGTCGATCGCGGCCGCGATCTTCGGCCTGATGTGGCTGGTCTGGATCCTCTGGACCACGATCACCAAGGGCATGAGCAGCCTCAACCTGGACCTGTTCACCCAGATGACGCCGCCGCCGAACGAGCCCGGTGGCCTGGCCAACGCGCTGTTCGGCAGCGTGGTGATGAGCCTGCTGGCCATCCTGCTGGGCACGCCCATCGGCGTGGCCGCCGGCACCTACCTGGCCGAGTACGCCAACAGGCACTGGCTGGGCGAGACCGTCCGCTTCGTCAACGACATCCTGCTGTCGGCGCCGTCCATCGTGCTGGGCCTCTTCATCTACACCGTGATGGTGGCGCAGATGGGCCACTACTCGGCGTGGGCCGGTGCGGTGGCGCTGGCGTTCATCGCGCTGCCGGTGATCGTGCGCACCACCGACGAAATGCTGCGGCTGGTGCCGCAGCAGATGCGCGAGGCCGCGCTGTCGCTGGGCGTGCCGCAGTGGAAGGTCACCACGCAGGTGCTGATGCGCTCGGCGTTGCCGGGCATCGTCACCGGTGTGCTGCTGGCGTTGGCGCGCATCAGCGGCGAGACCGCCCCGCTGCTGTTCACCGCGTTCAACAACCAGTTCTGGAGCACCGACCTCAACCAGTCCATGGCCAATCTGCCGATGGTGATCTTCCAGTACGCGATGAGCCCCTACGACTCGTGGAACTCACTGGCCTGGGCCGGCGCCTTCCTCGTCACCGGCATGGTGCTGGTGCTCAGCCTGATCGCCCGAACCATCCTTCTTCGAAACAAGGTGACCCATGAATGACGCCGCCCGCATCGCCGTGGTGACGCCGCAGCGCCACGACGACCCCGCCGCGAACGCCAGCGTGAAGCTGGCCGCCAGGGGCCTGGATTTCCACTACGGCGACTTCCATGCGCTGAAGAACATCAACCTGGAGATCCCGGAGAAGCGCGTCACCGCGCTGATCGGCCCCTCCGGCTGCGGCAAGTCCACCCTGCTGCGCGTGTTCAACCGCATCTACTCGCTCTACCCCAAGCTGCGCGCCACCGGCGAGGTGCTGCTGGACGGCGAGAACATCCTCGACGCCAAGTACCCGATGAACCGCCTGCGCAGCAAGGTGGGCATGGTGTTCCAGAAGCCGGTGCCGTTCCCGATGACCATCTTCGAGAACGTCGCCTACGGCATCCGCCACCACGAACGCCTGAACAAGGCCGACATGGACGTGCGCGTGGAACAGGCGCTGCGCCAGGCCGCGCTGTGGGACGAGGCCAAGGACAAGCTGAAGCAGAGCGCGCTGGGCCTGTCCGGCGGCCAGCAGCAGCGCCTGTGCATCGCGCGCGCCGTGGCGCTGCGCCCGGACGTGATCCTGCTGGACGAACCGACCTCGGCGCTGGACCCCATCTCGACCAGCAAGATCGAACAGCTGATCGAGGAACTGAAGCACCAGTACACCATCGCCATCGTCACCCACAACATGCAGCAGGCCGCGCGCGTGTCCGACTACACCGCCTTCATGTACCTGGGCGAGCTGGTGGAGCACGACGTCACCTCGACGATCTTCTCCAACCCCGGCAAGCAGCAGACGGAAGACTACATTACGGGCAGGTTTGGCTGATCGCCGTGATTCGTGGTGCGTGATTGGTGATTCGCAAGAGCGAGAATCCAAGCGCGGGCTTGCACCAATCACGAATCACCGATCACCCATCACGGCTTCCAACCATCACGAATCACCAATGACGGCCTCCCCATGAACATCCAACCGAACGACCATATCGTGAAGAGCTACGACGAAGAACAGCGACGCATCGTGGCGGAGATCGTGCGCATGGGCGAGACCGCCGTGGCGCAGCTGGAAGCCGCGCTGGACGTGGTCGAGCGTCGCGACGACAAGGCGGCCCAGCGCATCATCGCCAACGACGAGGCCATCGACGCCATCGAGCACCAGGTCAGCCATGACGTGATGCACCTGGCGCTGCGTGGCCCGATGGCGCGCGACCTGCGCGAAATCCTCGCCGGCCTGCGCATCCCGGCCGACATCGAGCGTATCGGCGACTATGCCGCCAATGTCGCCAAGCGTTCGATCGCCCTCAATGTCTCACCGCCGATGCCGCAGATCACCGGCCTGCGCGCGCTGGGCAAACTGGCGGCCCGCCAGGTGCGCGACGTGCTGGTCGCCTACCAGAACGGCGACGCCGAGCAGGCGGTGCAGGTGCGCGAGCGCGACGCCGAACTGGACGCACACTACACCGCGCTGTTCCGCGAGCTGCTGACCTACATGATGGAAGACCCGCGCAACATCACGCCCTGCACGCACCTGCTGTTCATGGCCAAGAACCTGGAGCGCATTGGCGACCACGCCACCAACATCGCCGAGAACATCTGGTTCCTGGTGCACGGCGAACAGCCGCTGCCGCCGCGCGACAAGCGCGACGAGACCAGCACCACCGGCGTGGTCTGAACGGCGCTTCTTCCGCACCGCAACACCGCCTGCGCCCCGCTCCCACGCGGGGCGCAGGCGTTTCCGGACCTGCATACGACCGGCTAACGGACTGCGTCTACACTGTCGCCACTTCCCGTGCGGCCCCCGCCGCACCTCACTGGAGAGCATGACGATGTCCAAGACCAACAAGCCCGCCGCAGTCGCCATCGCCCTGGCCGGCGGCCTCGCCCTGACCGGTTCCGCGTTCGCGATGGAGCCGCTGGCGCAGGGTTACCTGCTGGCGGCCGGCGAAACCGCCAAGGCCGGCGAGGGCAAGTGCGGCGAAGGCAAGTGCGGCATGGCCAAGGCCGATGCCGACAAGGACGGCAAGGTCTCACAGGCCGAGTTCACCGCCGCCCATCCCGACAAGGCGGCGAAGTTCGCCGAGATCGACACCAACAAGGACGGCTTCATCGACGCCGCCGAGCACAAGGCGCACGCCGGCACCAAGGGCGCCGAGGGCAAGTGCGGTGAAGGCAAGTGTGGCGAAGGCAAGTGCGGCGGCGCCAAGAAGACCGGCGACACCAAGTAAGCACGACGTCCGCGGATCCCGGCACCGTGCCGGGATCCGCATCCTGCGCCCATGACAACGTCCCTGCCCTCCGCCTCGGCCGGTCTCGGCCTGCGACGCGCCCTGCTCGATGACCTGCTGGACGCCCCGGCGGGCGCCTTCGACTTCCTCGAGTGCGCACCGGACAACTGGATCGGCGTGGGC includes the following:
- a CDS encoding OprO/OprP family phosphate-selective porin, which gives rise to MRYSLLAAALAVAMGSTSFSAAAADTRDQQIAELRAQLEAMQAKLLELEERTDAQSDVNLDTAAQLDKLNTGSPKIDTKGGIKVTSADGKFEATVGGRIHFDTYAFDRDLASTTGTTEFRRARLTLGGKAYGWEYKLEQDFGAGTNLDGLRDAYIAKSALGGKFTIGHFKPYRAMEELTSSNELLMMERPFASATGLFSNRQFQQGVGYQRAGENYTAGLSVFNLRGAAAARNEGMGYAGRVTWAPINTDNSTLHFGGWYSYENANNGSADLVATSNYAGRRGPSQTIATTTGASRNEVSVYALEAAGSFGPAFFQAEYADATFGQPLGRDQDVTSYYVQGSFMLNGGHKGYKAATGVFASPKYVDKGLWELTARYDYVENETLDREVTSWILGMNYYVNPNLRFMFNYTQGDNEVTGDETAQYALRTQFSW
- the pstS gene encoding phosphate ABC transporter substrate-binding protein PstS, which produces MRIRTARLATLAVATAFFAAACGGKTDAPAAATTGDAAAPAAAGAQQISAELTGAGASFIYPLMARWSTDYNKATGAKINYQSIGSGGGIAQIKAATVDFGSSDKPLSSEELAQAGLAQFPSVIGGVVPVINVEGLQPGQLKLSGTVLADIFLHKITTWNDPAIAALNPGVTLPTGKINTVHRSDGSGTTFNFVNYLSKVSPEWKDKVGEGTSVNWPGGVGGKGNEGVAAYVRQLKGSIGYVELAYAEQNNMSYASLQNAAGQFVKPTPETFAAAAASADWANAKDFNLVITNAPGETAWPITATNFILVYKQPKDAAKAKHTLDFFKWAYEEGQAQANELDYVPLPPELVGQIEQYWSTEIKL
- the pstB gene encoding phosphate ABC transporter ATP-binding protein PstB, encoding MNDAARIAVVTPQRHDDPAANASVKLAARGLDFHYGDFHALKNINLEIPEKRVTALIGPSGCGKSTLLRVFNRIYSLYPKLRATGEVLLDGENILDAKYPMNRLRSKVGMVFQKPVPFPMTIFENVAYGIRHHERLNKADMDVRVEQALRQAALWDEAKDKLKQSALGLSGGQQQRLCIARAVALRPDVILLDEPTSALDPISTSKIEQLIEELKHQYTIAIVTHNMQQAARVSDYTAFMYLGELVEHDVTSTIFSNPGKQQTEDYITGRFG
- the phoU gene encoding phosphate signaling complex protein PhoU — protein: MNIQPNDHIVKSYDEEQRRIVAEIVRMGETAVAQLEAALDVVERRDDKAAQRIIANDEAIDAIEHQVSHDVMHLALRGPMARDLREILAGLRIPADIERIGDYAANVAKRSIALNVSPPMPQITGLRALGKLAARQVRDVLVAYQNGDAEQAVQVRERDAELDAHYTALFRELLTYMMEDPRNITPCTHLLFMAKNLERIGDHATNIAENIWFLVHGEQPLPPRDKRDETSTTGVV
- the pstA gene encoding phosphate ABC transporter permease PstA; amino-acid sequence: MSASLYTYRKVKNGVALTLSIAAAIFGLMWLVWILWTTITKGMSSLNLDLFTQMTPPPNEPGGLANALFGSVVMSLLAILLGTPIGVAAGTYLAEYANRHWLGETVRFVNDILLSAPSIVLGLFIYTVMVAQMGHYSAWAGAVALAFIALPVIVRTTDEMLRLVPQQMREAALSLGVPQWKVTTQVLMRSALPGIVTGVLLALARISGETAPLLFTAFNNQFWSTDLNQSMANLPMVIFQYAMSPYDSWNSLAWAGAFLVTGMVLVLSLIARTILLRNKVTHE
- a CDS encoding M28 family metallopeptidase — protein: MSMAGPAQAAEPVDLDMVAKIRSEAFHRSQAAANLKELTETIGPRLTNSPNYTQASAWARGKLSGWGLANVHDEVYDPAFGRGWAFRASRVEMLSPRQLPVHALPKAWTRGTDGPVEGEVVLASFKTLEDIEKQRGKLRGRIVLVDEARAYKPSEKTDFRRYSEAELGELQTFPMPEDAAPDAQQKRLEEYRKRTELNKALNTFLAEEGVLATLSISSWDNGIIRATGGGARKAGEPVGVTELVLPAEHYNPLVRAVQGKQPVRLRIDVDSTFTSEQDLPATNTFAEIPGSGKADEVVMIGAHLDSWHTGTGASDNGAGVVVMMEAMRILRTVGAKPRRTIRLALWGGEEQGLHGSAGYVAKYLADYPAPTDPEQKALPRAYQRGTGPLQRRRGYERFSTYFNFDNGTGRIRGIYAQENHAAVPIFKAWLEPFHDTGATIVTTRNTGSTDHISFDRVGLPGFQFVQDPADYFTHVHHTHLDTYDHVVPEDLKQAAAIIASFAYHAAMRDERLPRKPFIERDAP
- the pstC gene encoding phosphate ABC transporter permease subunit PstC; amino-acid sequence: MNATALPASLTDVRTAKDARADRLFRLTLTGAGLFVLISLIAAALSMLWGGREALQTFGLGFFTSTEWNVGTREFGALVPVFGTLVSAGVAMLIAVPVSFGIAVFLTEVAPAWMRGPVGMAIELLAGIPSIIYGMWGLFVLAPQLSEHVYPWINDNLGQLPLIGAVLSGPPLGIGMLTAGLVLAIMVIPFVSSVMREVFLTVPGRLKESAYALGSTKWEVVWDVVLPYTRSAVIGGVFLGLGRALGETMAVTFVIGNAYAISAALLEPGTSIASTIANEFAEATDPLHKGSLLLLGFTLFLLTFIVLAIARLMLRQLAKREGN
- the pstS gene encoding phosphate ABC transporter substrate-binding protein PstS, with product MLNSIKSRVALLALASAFSAQAFAADVTGAGASFVYPVMTKWSADYAKATNNRVNYQSIGSGGGIAQIKAGTVDFGSSDAPLKPEELAKYGLAQFPSVIGGVVPVLNVAGLKPGQLKLDGPTLANIFLGTIKTWNDPAIAALNPGLTLPSQRITVVRRSDGSGTTFNFVNYLSKVSPEWKAKVGEGTTVQWPTGVGGKGNEGVAAYVKQIKGGIGYVELSYALQNKMSYASLKNAAGAYVQPSDETFAAAAASAEWGKSKDFYLVMTNAPGANSWPITATNFILMYKAPKKGNKDARDFFRWVYANGDAQAKSLDYVPLPPALVQQIEAYWKANLKY